The following are from one region of the Siniperca chuatsi isolate FFG_IHB_CAS linkage group LG21, ASM2008510v1, whole genome shotgun sequence genome:
- the adap2 gene encoding arf-GAP with dual PH domain-containing protein 2 has protein sequence MANSERNKKILLELLKQPVNSRCADCSAPDPDWASYKLGVFVCLTCSGIHRSLSSRVKSIKLDFWEDELVEFMKSNGNASARALYEKAVPVYYYQPQENDCVVLRDQWIRAKYERMEFTGETKYPPLSYTTGFYEGMLWKKGKENSQFLKRKFVLSEREFTLTYYNKENESKGPKAVIAIKDLNVTFQPEKIGHPHGMQLTYQDNDHTRNLYVYHESPEEIVTWYNAIRAARYAYLKTAYPTGSNEELIPKITRNYLKEGYMEKTGPLQREPFKKRWFILDSQNRKLFYFKGPLDAEELGVIFIGTESNGYSVRECVPKHARGNKWKCGISVDTPDRHFVFMCEQEREQREWLDALRKVLYRPMAPQDYTIEANIRYKR, from the exons ATGGCAAACAGTGAGCGAAACAAGAAGATCTTACTGGAACTGTTGAAGCAGCCGGTAAACAGTCGGTGCGCGGACTGCAGCGCGCCCG ATCCAGACTGGGCATCCTACAAgctgggtgtgtttgtgtgtctgacctGCTCTGGCATCCATCGCAGTCTGTCCAGCCGAGTCAAATCTATAAAACTGGACTTCTGGGAGGATGAGCTGGTGGAG TTCATGAAATCCAATGGCAACGCCAGCGCCCGAGCTTTGTATGAGAAAGCTGTTCCAGTGTATTACTATCAGCCTCAagaaaatgactgtgt TGTCTTAAGAGATCAGTGGATTCGGGCTAAATATGAAAGGATGGAATTCACAGGAGAAACCAAGTACCCACCACTTTCATACACCACAG GTTTCTATGAAGGGATGCTGtggaagaaagggaaagagaacaGCCAGTTTCTGAAGAGGAAGTTTGTACTGTCAGAGAGAGAATTTACCCTGACTTACTACAACAAGGAAAAT GAGTCCAAAGGCCCTAAAGCTGTAATCGCCATCAAGGACCTAAACGTCACCTTTCAACCAGAGAAGATTGGTCATCCTCATGGGATGCAGCTCACCTACCAAGACAACGATCACACCAGGAATCTTTATGTTTATCACGAGAGTCCTGAG GAAATAGTCACGTGGTACAACGCCATTCGTGCTGCTCGCTATGCGTACCTGAAGACAGCGTACCCGACTGGAAGCAATGAAGAA CTGATACCAAAGATAACAAGAAACTACCTCAAAGAGGGATACATGGAAAAGACAGGGCCATTG cAAAGGGAGCCATTCAAAAAGAGGTGGTTTATTTTGGACTCtcaaaacaggaagttgttctACTTCAAAGGCCCGCTG GATGCAGAAGAGTTAGGGGTCATTTTCATTGGCACGGAGAGCAACGGCTACTCTGTGAGGGAGTGTGTCCCAAAGCATGCTCGGGGGAACAAGTGGAAGTGTGGCATTTCGGTGGACACGCCCGACCGACACTTTGTCTTCATGTGTgagcaggagagggagcagagagagtgGCTGGACGCCCTCAGAAAGGTCCTGTACAGGCCCATGGCACCGCAGGATTATACCA TTGAAGCCAACATCAGGTATAAAAGATGA